In a genomic window of Gigantopelta aegis isolate Gae_Host chromosome 9, Gae_host_genome, whole genome shotgun sequence:
- the LOC121380701 gene encoding 5-hydroxytryptamine receptor 4-like encodes MCPLGCTDIGLAVLAMYFRLYEDWNGGWDLGKWLCLIVNIFDGMLCMASMCNLYTLVLERYLDVCRPFLHMKIRNWTIAVILTLCWLAPIALWSAMLLSAWHVIGIEDLVGCVTESACPLLLNITASMVVTTGTFWIFSVLMILPMVLKSFTIWLAYMNSIVNPFLYYIFNQQVKMAFKNSVRSKGERHEDLNTI; translated from the exons ATGTGCCCACTGGGTTGTACGGATATTGGCCTAGCAGTGTTGGCGATGTACTTTCGCCTGTACGAAGACTGGAACGGGGGCTGGGATCTGGGAAAGTGGCTCTGTCTGATAGTGAACATTTTTGATGGCATGTTGTGCATGGCGTCCATGTGCAATCTGTACACTCTGGTGCTGGAGCGCTACCTGGACGTGTGTCGACCTTTCCTCCACATGAAGATACGCAACTGGACGATCGCTGTCATCCTCACTCTCTGCTGGCTGGCTCCTATAGCGCTGTGGTCAGCCATGCTGCTCTCGGCGTGGCACGTGATCGGGATCGAAGACCTCGTGGGGTGTGTGACCGAATCAGCGTGTCCGCTGCTCCTGAACATCACAGCATCCATGGTGGTCACCACTGGGACATTCTGGATATTCTCGGTGTTAATGATC CTGCCCATGGTACTAAAGAGTTTTACCATCTGGCTGGCGTACATGAACTCTATAGTGAATCCTTTCTTGTATTACATCTTCAACCAGCAGGTTAAAATGGCCTTTAAAAACAGTGTGCGCAGTAAGGGGGAGCGACATGAAGACTTGAATACTATCTAA